Genomic window (Drosophila sulfurigaster albostrigata strain 15112-1811.04 chromosome 2R, ASM2355843v2, whole genome shotgun sequence):
GCCGTGTGTACGATGACGCCGTTATTGTTCTCCGGTAATCGCACAGTTTCCGTGGTGGCACTATGAATGATTGTCACCGACTTATGCTTCAGATTCGATCGTTTCGCCAGCAGCTTTGTGCTCAGTATCTATAGCAAGAACAAAGAAAATCATTAGTcatgtgaaaataaataaatacaatttgaagtTTAATGGTTTAGTGTGATGCAAGCTTAATGCCCGCTTAAATGCGTTCTAATAATAGCCATATAATCAATAGGCAAATGAAGCGCTTTATAATAAGGTATATTAGTTTCAGGTTTCGGGTTCATATCTGGGGCTCACCCTCGCCCATGGCGTGTGATTCGGCTTCATACTGATCCCTTAACATACATGTGACCACACGCATTAactttttaaaacaaatactcATACAGATTAgaagcaaataattaaaagatataaaatcatgcttattaaataacacacaaaaacgttttcccatttttttaaaataataaatccaCTTGAAATGCATTCACAGCTTTcagagaagaaaaataaactcTTGTCGTATCACGTACCAGTAGCAAGAAGACTCCAATGGCAGCCAGTGCTACAGTGTACCAATGTTGCTGCATCCACTTCTTGAAAGTAGCAATGCTCTCCTCTGACAGCAGCAATTTACGCAGCGTAGCCAAAGGTCCAGACGGATCAACTTCCCGGCACTTTTGAAACACATCGCAGTAGCTATGAGAAAAGTGAAAttagtaaacaaaatatttaagtcaGCTTCATCTAATTACCCATTGTAGTCATTGCAAGGTGTTCCCGGTTTGGAGTACATATCGGGCACATCGAAGGGCGCCTCATTCCATTCAAACGAACTGCGACACGGATTATTCTCACCTGGCAACTTACAACACAACTCGCATGACTTGATGCGATCATCCTCAGGTCCTGGTATGCATTGGCATGACTCGAGGCCGTAGGCCAGGCATATGCTGCCTGTGCAATCGCCCATATAGCAGACAAACTCCTTGTTGCAAATGGTCTTGTTCGGTTTGTTCACCGATGGCGGACATTGAGGTACACGACCATCACAAAACGAAGGATCACGGCAACCATTGTCGTCGCGACATTTGTCGCCAAACTTCACCTTGCAGTCGGTTGTGCAGCAAGGACCTTGCGACGGACTGCAGCGTGCATGTGGCGTCAGTGTGCAGGGCGTTTCATCGATGTGCGGATTCCGCGACATGGGGAAACAGCAGGAATCCTTGCAGTCCTCTTCCCAGCCACAGTCACATTGCTCGCCTGGCTCAACAACGCCATTGCCACAAATCGATGATTGCGGCTCCGTAAAGCAGCCTTTCATTGAGCGAGCCTTGGCATTCAACACAGGCTCTATTGACTTTAAGGAGCACGCgctgaatttgttgttgttctttttgtcGCCAGATGTCGCGCGTGCAAACATAATGAAATTGCCATCCTCGCCACCTGGCGTGCACAGCTCTGGATCGTGCTGTTAAGCAGAGAAAATAACCTTGTAATTATCGAAATATAGCGGACTTTAAGTTGTACTTACAGGTGAGCCAAAGTTATGGCCAATTTCGTGCGCTAGGGTCACATGCGAAACAGCAGGTGGAACATGTTTGCCATAATTGAGGAGCGTCACAATGCCTGTGTTTAACGACTTTAGCGATCCTCGATAGTGGCCATTCTTTTCACAAACGCCACCGGCATTCTTTAGATCACCTGTCCATGCCAGACCCAAAGTGCCCATCTCAAAATCACGATAGGTGAACATATAGGCTAGACAAAAGGCATCGTAGTCCTCCTCTGTGGAACGAAAATGTAAAGGTTACTTAAAAGAATTATGAATCTATCTTTATTGTGACTTACCTGAAAACAATTCCAAGAACTTTTCAACGCCATAATTGCCAGGAAATCGATAGCTAGGATCCTTCATAGCATTCATGTTGTGAACCTTAATACGTTTGATCATAAACGTAATATTGTCTGGTTTTCCATCATTGTTGAAATCCGTATTGCGATAAATAGAATTGGCGCGTTGAACATGCCGTGTAATAGCCTCAATTGAGGCCTCATCACTGCCCATCTTCTGGAAGAATGTGTGATCCGCTTGCAAATAAAGCATGCAAGTCGTCTTACGATCATAAAGCAGACGAGGCGAGCTATGAATATCATCGCCACGACCACTCAACAGATTCGTCATCAGCATGGTGTTAAAACTGGGATTGTGTGGATTTGGGGCGAATATTATCTCTGGATTGTAATTGTTTACAATAATATTGGGTTTCTTGGTGGCGCCATTCTTGGTAATAATCTCTACATGCGTCTTATGGCTGGGACGATCATTGGccccgttgctgttgcccatGGAGAGCGTTGTCCAATTGGCATTGAAAAAGTTATTTGGCaggctgttgctattgttggcATTCGGCTCCTCGTAAGGTGTGCCAAATTCTGGCTCTATTGGCCGGTTATAGGTGCTAACAATGATGTTTTTATGCTTCGTGTACAATTTGCgtacgttgttgttgttagaatTTGAATTGGTATTGGAGTTGCCATTGTAGCTGCGACTGCTATCGCCAACATTGGAGGGATTAAAGTTATTTACAAGTATATTGCGATTAGGTGTGGGCTTCGTTAACGTCGCCAGAAAGCTTTCCGTGCTTCGCacagtcgttgttgttgttactgtggATTTTTTCGGTGCCTCCTCACTGCGATCCTCCTCGGAGGCCAGCACTCGAAAATCATCGTTGTAGGGAACCTCAAGATCCAACGGCAACGGTGGATTGCGATTATAAGTTGGAGCAGTGACGTGCTagcaaattacaaaacaattacCAGTTGATTCTTGTATTTATAAACTGTTTACTTACCTCCTCCTCGGGCAACCAACGTTTCTGCCTCAAACGTTCGCTGGCGCAATGCGTCTTAATGGGCGATTTAGATGACAAACCGCTGGCAAATGAATTGTGTTGTTGCATATTTACATCGCTTAGCTTATAGACAATGCTATGAACGCCACTCTCGGCCAATTGCTGTGAGTAACGCTGCGCTGGTTCAATATAATAATGCTCAGCTTGCGTCTCAATTGTGCCATCGAGCAGATTATCACTTGTGAGTATCGCCTGGACATGGGCAGCCTCGTCATCCTCCAGAGTGCCCGTGTAAATGCGTGACACATCGTAATCGATGGGTCCCAGTGTGTTTTCGATTTCCACATCATTTGCGAACACCGAATTTGGCTGCTGACGCAGCACCAGAAGAAAGTCTCTGTaagaaacaaaagaattaCAAATGTGAATAATGCACTTTTGAATTAAAGCCCGCCCACGCAGTCCACTCACCTGTCGTGTGCAGAGAAATTCAGGCGTATTGTGTGCGCCAATCCCAGGCCACTTGACGGCGGATCCACTTGACGTTTTCGACGGGCGCGTGCCTGCTCCAAGTGTCGCTGTTGTGCCACCTGCAACACTGAGCGATCGAAGTTCGCTGCCTCCCAGTGCTTGATGTATGGCGTCAGTTTATGTGTGTAGCCTATTGGTGTTAAGAGATTAGCATCCAAGTGAGCTAGCGAAATTCTGATTGGGAACTTACCTGGTAGCTTGAGCGGAGTGGGAACTGCGAGCAACTCATTGATTGCGAAGAGCAGTGCAAGGAGCGCTAGCAACCAGCCCATTGCTTAATTCTCActatgttttgtgtgtgtgtgtttttgtgtaaatgtgtttgtgtgtgtgtggaaaccTAACTAGTTCTAGGCTGGggttttttgttggctttgcttGACCTTTGTTAGCCCCTCCGCCTCTTACATTattgcagcagttgttgttgttgtcggttggtgttactgttgttgttgttggtattgcCAAAGTGGGAAAACATCCGTTGTATGTGACATCTCACGCTTAGCTGCTGCAACAGAATGAATGCGAGAAGAATGAGTTTAATCGAGTTGATTGCAATAACGGTCGAACAACAAAGAGCTTGCACTTCAAAATTATACATAGTATAAGAGAGTACAATCATACATTGTATGTGTAATTCACGCAAAtcacagcatcaacagcaacagtatcTCAAGTGAGTAAAAAAGTTGCTTTCACCTTTTGCAGGCGAGTTCGTTAGCGAGAAGCGAAATTCGCAACAgttcaaaaacaataaaatatgtgtgtacatcttttgttcaaaatttacgtatttttgcataaatggcaaaagcaacaaactgCTATCCAgacagaagaagcagcagcagccgcagcgcAGATTCAGCTTCAGCATCTCATTAGCACTTTGTTCACACACGaatcacgcacacacacatgaacacTAGCTCTAATACGAACTCACACATGCATGCGAAGGCATaaacaacacatacatatttatacatacgCTCGTTTGATTGTGTTGTGTGCCCGTGAAAAATTACTGTTAGCCTCTtagttgtttcttttctttttgtgttaaTGCACACATTTCTCTATTTAGTGATTGAATGAATTGCATTCTATTTGTACATTGACAAACAGTTTAATTGGCTAATAAtcctttttatttgtgtgtgtattcttGAATTGTGTTTGTTACTGCTGctcactgttgctgttgttggtagCTGTGCTTTGGCttagccaaaataaaaatgcggaaaattcaattagtcAGCCACAAGGGTTATTTTTCTTACACATAGCAAATTGTTGCacttttttcgttttgataATTGGATTTGGGCTAAAACTCACaggcaaaatattaaaacaactACAcgaatatacacatatacacaaacacgcacacacacataaacaatcGACCTCCGCTCGTTGCTGTATTGCCATTAACGTTGTGGCGTAAATGGTAAGCCAGCCAAGTTTTTTTCTGGCCTAAACCTGTTCCCTGGCTTATTGACGGGACGAAAATAGCAAATATGTTCTTGAATTTCGTACACtcatactttttatttttcttttcgcgTGCTAATGTGAAACttacattttattcaattaaacgcttgcattttaatgcaatgcttttaaaaacaaatattttatttctccCCACATATAAAACGGCTGCAGGTAACTAGTATCGATACTTTCTGAGCGCTGTCTAACTATATACTCGATAACAGTCGCTGTGTATGGAGAGTGACCGTCTGCGGGGTCTTTCTAAAGCACAGGATAGTGAGACCGTATCggaattataatattttctgcTGTCACACTTGCCCACATAAATAATAGTTAattcgtttaatttaataattgacTGTAACTATGCTTGCGATAATAACAGGATTTCTTTACAATTGGTTAACATTCAACAACTTCTTTTATTAGATTTTGTTGCTTATTAATACCCAAGCGCAGATGATTAGCCTTTTCTTCTAGATTTTGTTTACATGCTAGTAACTTTTCCTTTTGTGTGTCCAATGTGCCTTCCATCGCCTCCAGTTTCCTGACTTTTTGCTCGTATTCGTCAAATACCTGCCACCAGGTTTCCAGGGCCAAGTTTTCGGGTTCTGTAAGCAGTGCGTGCTCAAACGCGGCGCTGTTACCAAAATTTCCTGTATTTGCTGTTGGTTGGGCAATCTCAAATGTTTCAAGATCAGCAAGCATTTCTTCGATTGTGGGTGCTGCAGGTGGTGGTGCTACTTGAGGTTTTGACTTCCTAAACATGTTGCTAAAtggtttgttttgttctgAGCAACAGTAGAAATTGATAACGTCAGCAACAATATTTGATAACAgtcttaaaaaatatacattaaaagGTCTTACATTTCTTCAAAATTACTCTcgacttgtttttatttttttttgtaatacgTGTTTCTGTTTGTTAGACGAGCCtgtttatgtatttgttgttgtttacatttGGATCAGCTTGTCCATCGTTAGCGATGGAGAAAAGTCGATAACAATATATCGATGAACTcttgaatatttgttttttattggaGGAATACCTTATTGGGAGTGCTGGGCAATATTTTCAGAGTTGTATTGCTACTATGAGAGCTTGTCAGCACTGGTTTCCCGCTTTTTAGTAGACCACTCGCTGTCTTAACAAtcatttaaacaatatttattcacTGTTAAACAGTAATTTAAGCAATAATGGCCCATCGTGATGAACTCAGCGCCGGTGCAAAGCACAAATTAATACAAGCAGCTGCGAGGGGAAAAGAACCCACTTGAAAAACTGACATATGATAGCTACAAATCTAATGCAGGCGAGGAGTTCAAACTATATTGCCGCACCAAAGGCGACATGGATGATAAGACCCTGAAATGGGCATTCAAATTGGCTGAACAGAATGTTGGTCCTTTTTACAAGGCGTTAAAAATGGGCTGGAAgccgaaaataaaacaatcgGAGCTAAACAAGAATTGGGCACGCTACTTAGTTGCTCtgaaccaacaaaaacaacctGTGGCCTATACAATGTTTCGCTTCGACATGGATGATGGCGACTGCGTGCTCTATTGGTAACTGTAAATGTTAAAACTGTAATTGTGCTTttctaataattatttttaatcagcTATGAGATACAAATATCTCCAGACTATCGAAGAAAAGGTCTCGGAAAATTCATGATGCAAACTCTTGAAGCTTGCGCCCGCCATTGGAGTCTAGAAAAAGTAATGCTCACCGTattgaataataatgataattcgCAAAAGTTCTTTAAAAGCATCGGTTATATTACGGATGGAACTTCGCCAGATGTGATGAAACTGGAGGAGTATCAAATATTAAGTAAGTCCACATTGGgctaattatttcatttccaaATAAACAGGCATTAAGATACAAATAGCATATACAGTAACAATTTAGTTTAACAACTTGACTTGGGCCTCCAAATAGTTGGCCATGCGAATGTCTTGGCTACTAAGGCCATTAACATCATGAGTGCTCAGAGTCACCTGCACTTTGTTGTAGCAATTGAACCACTCCGGATGATGATTGATTTTCTCGGCCAACAAGGCAACTCCAGTCATTAGGCTGAAAGCTTGATTAAAGTCCTTCAATTGGAACTCCTTGTAAATGGCATCACGTCCCTCAACTAATGTCCAGCCTGCGTCCAACAGTGGCTGCAGTTTCTCACTTCGTTCTTGCTCGGTTAGTTTGGCCTGCATTCAGaaacaatatttgttataaacGAAAGCAACAAGTGTTTAATGCATTTGCTGAGAGACTTTCGCTGGCCTTCTAATCGGATGGTGATGACCTCGCGTGCCCCCCTCAAAGCGATAATCATGTCATAAGATGTGGTATcgacttttttgttttcgatttgtgTTTTAATGAATCAGATATTCACTTACCACCATTTTGCGTTTTGTCGCTGCTTTTGTGGTTAAAGTGAGTGCTTGTTGTCTGTTGTAATTGCCAATAACACcagttgctactgctgctgttgctgctgttttcgtTGATGTCGGATAGAGAACTGAGCTCACAtatctgttgctgttgctgctgctgcgcgcAAACAACAAAGCTGCTCAATCTAAATCtcagctcacacacacacaatactcACCACCACAACGGTACGCTGCCTCCCCACTTCCCCCTTGATTCAGCGGCattcaatgtttttgttgttacctTCAAGCCGGCGGCCGTTACCACCCAAGAATATGTTCGCTTATTAAGCAGACTTGCAACTTTTTGAAAGCCCATTCCCAGTCCATGCTGCGCACACTTATTTGTTAATAACATTCTGAAAAAACTGGTTTGCAAAATACCAATTTCTGTTAATGCAATGAATCTGTTCAACGACTAGTACGCTGCTCACCAGAGTTGGCAAAAACTaaatgcacaatttgaagCATTTGCTATGCAATTTCTTGATATATAGATTTCTTATAGGTagtttttagaattttttgttaaactaaaacttttatttaatttaggaAAAACATATTTGGATTGAGCTGTAGAATTGAACATTACGTCAACATTTTAAGCAATCAAACTTTTATTACAcattaaatagtatatataaatatatatagattttgaatatattttattttatatttcccTTAAAACACCAAActattttacatttgttttatttaatgccaGAGACCCAAGCAAagttttttagtatttaaaagtatattttagtgtagTATTTGCATGTTATGTTAACTAACAGGTTTCTGTTGATTGCTTCTGTTATTCTTTTAAAAACTGCAGTAACGGTCAAATGAAAGCTGAGCGGTTTTcaatttggaaaattaaaaatgcacatgtatttatttaaattttattgccacTATGTGAATGTTACATAAGTGAGTATATGTAGATTTTGCTTGTCACAGTGACAGCTACAactttggtatttatttatgcaccAAGTTGTCGGCAGCTTCCCCGGTGCCATAATAGTCGTAATCTGGACTGGCTGTTGAGGTGCCAAGCATGGCTGCTGGATGCTGAGTAGACGTGGCCGGCTCCACGACACGACCTGTTGTACTAGGTGACATGGTTGTTGTGGTCTTACGCCAACGGAGGCTATAACGGCTCCGCACAAATGGCGGCTTAGTGCCGATTACAGCATTGCCATAGGCTGTATGTGAGAAATTGCGGCTTAAAAAACCAATGagatatataaaaatatattcttggaCTTACCCAAATTGAATAGGCAAAAGCAGAGAATCAACAGTaaagtgaatttcattttgcagaATGAGTTCAATGCAAACTGTGCCATTGCTTGCAATTAGCGCTGCATTTATAGGCCCGTTTTTGTGGATGATAATCAAACGAAATCCCACGGGCATCAGGCACAGAATGCCATCAAGAGCTCAACAAACCATTTCCCCAGAGTGCAGTTGAAGTTCATTCACCGCTTCTGCggttattatatttatttaattatctttGTTGAACacttacacaaaaaaaacttatgGGTTAAACGACATCGCACAATACATTAGAATCAGAAATGCTTAAGAAAAAATGGTAATAAATACGTGTGTATACGAGTATTTTCGAAAGGCAACACAAGGCCTACATCCACCTCCATCAATTATCTACTGTTCTGGAACGCTTTGGACCCGAAGGTattggcggcggcggcacaTCGGGTACATCGCTATTCTTGTTCTCCGAACCGTTCTTGATGTCCTCAAAACTGGGCGTTGAGTCCAAGCTATCGAGTGGCAACGGTTGCACTTCCGGCTGCGTTGGCTGCAAAGGTTGCTGAGGCTGCAGAGGCTCCGCTGGGGGCATAGGCTGTGCGGTGGCTGCTGCAGGACTGCGTGTAGGATATCCCTGACTGGGATAGTAATCGTAGGGCGGCAGATAGTTCTCACGTTGTCGCACAAAACCTTGCTGATCATAGATGAGCGGATATTGGCTGTAGGAATAAGGTGGCAACGGCATTGACTGTCCATTGTATGGAGAATTGAGTGGAATCAGCACAGGCGGCAGTCCTTGGTCGTtcaacggcaatggcaactgcTCCTTGGTCATAATCTCCTTGGGATCTGTTTCGTCTGCTGTAGGAGATTGTGGTGCCAACTCGGGTTGTGGTTGCGAAGCCGGTTGCTGTTCACCGGGCACAATGCTGGGTTGATTGGGATCATAGGGTGCATAAATAGGCGGAAATTGTGTGGCAGTGGGCAGTGGATAAGGCAGCTGAAAAGGCAAATGCTACAGACATATTTTAGACAGTTATAAGCTGTTAACTTACGCGTTCGTTGGGTGGCAAGCCTGGCACCAGCGGTTGACCAAATCTCACCACAGGGGGACTGTAGAATCCAAAAGGATTATAAGGACCAAAGGGCGCATAGCCTGGCTCGTGTATGGTGGGCTGAATGACAGGATAAGCACGACTGGAGGTGAGATTGTCATCGGTTGTGATCAGAGCATTGTAGACCTTTGGCTTCTTGCGCAGACGACGCGCTCCATGGGAGCCACTGACGCACAGGGCCAGTGCCAACAGCAAAATGGCCAAGACGTACTGTGAAAACAGAACAGAATGGAGAGGCTTTATTTGGCATTTGTGTGTGGAGTCCGTGATTTGTCACTAAGCCATTTAACGCTGCTTAATTGATCGGCCATTTATCGATCATCAATCAATGAATTGTTAACAATTCTACAGAGTTTCTTTTGACGGAAGTCGGGGACTAACGACAAGGAAGCCGGCGAACTCGACTACGACTTCAATTTCTTAGTAATACTAGAAGCGTTTTTGACGTTTTGACCAGAGATTCGACGTCATCGTCGCTCATGACTTTCAAATGCCAGTTAAGCGATTGAGAGATCGATTCGCTACGATCTCTGAGCTACTATGTATTGCAGTCGAAACAGAATAAAAACGTGGTCCAATATACTCGTAGTTAAACTataacagaaacaaaaaaaaaatacatatatctataaagcaataacaataacaacaacaacaacaatcagcaaCACATGTGTGCTGGCCATTGTTGAGAATTAACTACAGTTCATTagttttgaattgaaatgtaGATTGTTCCTTTAATTGGATTACTCTATATGAAGCTGATGTCGACGtagatgtcgatgtcgatgtcgatgaaGCTGAGATCAAACCGGACGGACGGCGGCCAAGCCAATAGATAGCGCATGGGCTGAGCACAAATGGAATTTTGAGCCTTTCCTTAGGCAGACTCTGGAGCTTTGTCATAGGTCCGGTTAAGCAAGTCAACCAGTTGTCCAGTTGTCCAGTTGTGGACAGCATGACATGGAAATGCGCCAGTCCATGAAGTGACGAATACATGAGTATgctgtatatgtatatatagtaacacacacatacttctGTTGTGATCTGTGACCGAGTTTCCACATCTGATCTTGATCTTTGCATTTGCACACGCCTGCCACTCTCAATTGCTGTTGTAATCCGTGCCAACTCTGTGCTCAGATTACCAGCTAAGTGAGAGAGCCCGAGTCTGCTGGGCTAGTAATTGGCTTTGCTTTCCATTCATTTCACTTTGACTTTCCTTGCCCCATGGACACATGGCAACATAGTAGAAAGAAAAGCATTCTCCACCCACGCAcaacaccacaacaacagatacagatatcGTGATTGCGCCTGCGCCCTCACTATCTTTAACTGTCTTTGAGTGTCTCAAACTGGCTTTCAAAACGAGAGCCAAAGAGCCGCGCAGCACATCAATTGAAAGATCAGAGACCAATTTTCAACGCTTTtccttttggcttttgtgaaATGAATCGAattgtttgaaattgaatcaacaacaaacacagcacagcacacaactAACtgcagacagacacacacatacacacacacacagacatagacactcacacaagcacacacagagCAATTGCTCAGCTCGTGCCGATCATGAACGGATCATGATCATGATCATGAACACCAAGCTATGACGATGATGAAGTGTAAGTGCACTTCAATGCTTGAAATTGGGGCAGCTTAAGTGCCAAAACtacgagttttttttttggttttttgtggcttgtttaaaacaacaacaagcaaagtaacaacaacaacaacaacagcaacacagacGTTAGCTGAAAATGATGCACGAGATGCTGCGGGTCGCCTTTGAAGATCACGCTCTTGGCCCTGGATGTGTTTAGGCTTAAAAGTTTAAGCTCCAATTGCCGATTATCAGCTTTGTCTATGTGGGTGTGCCACCAAAGCATTGGAAAATCAATTGCAACCTACTATAACTTAAAGTATAGCAGTGTATACCGAATACACTGTACTTgaaggaaatctaaaatttaacTATCATTATTGTTAGACGAGATTTAATTGAGTgaataaagttatttatagAGTGGAAGCTTCTGCAggactttaaaatttaatttaatacatattaaGGTTCAggtttaaatttatataagcatttcattagcattttgtcatgtttttgcttgcttgtCAATTAGTTAGCTTTCAACGATATAAAAAGGAtagtgaataaaataaataacaccacgtattcgaatttgttttttttggttgcctcATTTAAAGggtataaacaaaattagtaATGTGGGATTTTAAAAAGAGTGTgtcataataattttattatttttaaaagtttaaaatctAGCCAAGAGCATTTCGATATagcatatatacaaattggaAGCTATGTATTAGCGAGAGAGCTGCAATTATAccagtattattttttaaatattctttagcTATCGTTCGGGTATCTAGCAGTCGTTAGTAGCTTTCTGAAttgctttgcaatttgttgctatGTCCGTTTAGCACATTCGCTCTCGTTCTTTGGCTTGCATTTGCCACAGTTGGCCAGTTTTGCATGTTAGAgactgtgtgtctgtgtggctGAGTCAGACAGCTGCG
Coding sequences:
- the LOC133838205 gene encoding pterin-4-alpha-carbinolamine dehydratase isoform X4, translated to MLLTNKCAQHGLGMGFQKVASLLNKRTYSWVVTAAGLKVTTKTLNAAESRGKWGGSVPLCNSNRYVSSVLYPTSTKTAATAAVATGVIGNYNRQQALTLTTKAATKRKMVAKLTEQERSEKLQPLLDAGWTLVEGRDAIYKEFQLKDFNQAFSLMTGVALLAEKINHHPEWFNCYNKVQVTLSTHDVNGLSSQDIRMANYLEAQVKLLN
- the LOC133838205 gene encoding pterin-4-alpha-carbinolamine dehydratase isoform X3, encoding MLLTNKCAQHGLGMGFQKVASLLNKRTYSWVVTAAGLKVTTKTLNAAESRGKWGGSVPLWCNSNRYVSSVLYPTSTKTAATAAVATGVIGNYNRQQALTLTTKAATKRKMVAKLTEQERSEKLQPLLDAGWTLVEGRDAIYKEFQLKDFNQAFSLMTGVALLAEKINHHPEWFNCYNKVQVTLSTHDVNGLSSQDIRMANYLEAQVKLLN
- the LOC133838205 gene encoding pterin-4-alpha-carbinolamine dehydratase isoform X2; amino-acid sequence: MLLTNKCAQHGLGMGFQKVASLLNKRTYSWVVTAAGLKVTTKTLNAAESRGKWGGSVPLWCSNSNRYVSSVLYPTSTKTAATAAVATGVIGNYNRQQALTLTTKAATKRKMVAKLTEQERSEKLQPLLDAGWTLVEGRDAIYKEFQLKDFNQAFSLMTGVALLAEKINHHPEWFNCYNKVQVTLSTHDVNGLSSQDIRMANYLEAQVKLLN
- the LOC133838205 gene encoding pterin-4-alpha-carbinolamine dehydratase isoform X1, translated to MLLTNKCAQHGLGMGFQKVASLLNKRTYSWVVTAAGLKVTTKTLNAAESRGKWGGSVPLWCSSNSNRYVSSVLYPTSTKTAATAAVATGVIGNYNRQQALTLTTKAATKRKMVAKLTEQERSEKLQPLLDAGWTLVEGRDAIYKEFQLKDFNQAFSLMTGVALLAEKINHHPEWFNCYNKVQVTLSTHDVNGLSSQDIRMANYLEAQVKLLN
- the LOC133838208 gene encoding uncharacterized protein LOC133838208 — encoded protein: MAQFALNSFCKMKFTLLLILCFCLFNLAYGNAVIGTKPPFVRSRYSLRWRKTTTTMSPSTTGRVVEPATSTQHPAAMLGTSTASPDYDYYGTGEAADNLVHK
- the LOC133838202 gene encoding YLP motif-containing protein 1, with the translated sequence MQMTKYVLAILLLALALCVSGSHGARRLRKKPKVYNALITTDDNLTSSRAYPVIQPTIHEPGYAPFGPYNPFGFYSPPVVRFGQPLVPGLPPNERLPYPLPTATQFPPIYAPYDPNQPSIVPGEQQPASQPQPELAPQSPTADETDPKEIMTKEQLPLPLNDQGLPPVLIPLNSPYNGQSMPLPPYSYSQYPLIYDQQGFVRQRENYLPPYDYYPSQGYPTRSPAAATAQPMPPAEPLQPQQPLQPTQPEVQPLPLDSLDSTPSFEDIKNGSENKNSDVPDVPPPPIPSGPKRSRTVDN